One part of the Mariniflexile litorale genome encodes these proteins:
- a CDS encoding DNA replication and repair protein RecF: protein MILKSLSLLNYKNFDSKSFIFSEKINCIVGNNGIGKTNVLDAIYHLSFGKSYFNPVASQNIKHDEDFFVINGDYEKENKTEKVVISLKRGQTKVIKRNGKPYERFSEHIGFLPLVIISPADRDLIIEGSETRRKFIDSVISQSDKTYLSNLISYNKILAQRNALLKYFALNHTFNKDTLDVYNTQLNDFGAVIFEKRDAFLQTFIPIFKARYEVISNGNEIVELNYHSDLFEDNLNTLLQKNINKDKALQYTSVGVHKDDLHFNIESHPIKKFGSQGQQKSFLIALKLAQFDFIKARSNVNPILLLDDIFDKLDENRVAQIIKLVDNEDFGQLFISDTHPERTENVVKQVHQSYEIFKL, encoded by the coding sequence ATGATTTTAAAATCACTTTCATTACTAAATTACAAGAATTTTGACAGCAAGTCATTCATTTTTAGCGAAAAAATAAATTGTATTGTTGGTAATAACGGTATTGGAAAAACAAATGTTTTAGACGCTATTTATCATTTATCTTTTGGAAAAAGTTATTTTAACCCTGTTGCTTCACAAAACATAAAGCATGATGAAGATTTTTTTGTGATTAATGGTGATTATGAAAAAGAAAACAAAACCGAAAAAGTAGTGATTAGTTTAAAACGCGGACAAACCAAAGTTATTAAACGCAATGGCAAGCCTTATGAAAGATTTAGCGAACATATTGGCTTTTTACCTTTAGTAATTATTTCCCCTGCCGACAGAGACTTAATCATTGAAGGCAGCGAAACCCGCCGAAAGTTTATTGATAGTGTCATTTCACAAAGTGATAAAACGTATTTAAGCAACCTCATAAGTTACAATAAAATACTAGCGCAACGCAACGCCTTATTAAAGTATTTTGCATTAAACCACACCTTTAATAAAGATACTCTAGACGTTTACAATACTCAATTAAACGATTTTGGCGCCGTAATTTTTGAAAAACGTGATGCTTTTTTACAAACATTCATTCCCATATTCAAAGCACGTTACGAAGTAATTAGTAATGGTAATGAAATAGTAGAATTGAACTACCATAGCGATTTATTTGAAGACAACCTAAATACGCTGCTGCAGAAAAATATTAATAAAGACAAAGCGTTACAATATACTAGTGTGGGCGTTCATAAAGATGATTTACATTTTAATATTGAAAGCCATCCTATTAAAAAATTTGGTAGTCAGGGCCAACAAAAATCTTTTTTAATAGCTTTAAAATTGGCTCAATTCGATTTTATAAAAGCTCGAAGTAACGTAAACCCGATTTTATTACTTGATGATATTTTCGATAAATTAGATGAAAATCGAGTGGCTCAAATAATTAAATTAGTTGATAACGAAGATTTCGGGCAACTTTTTATAAGTGACACACACCCTGAACGCACTGAAAATGTTGTAAAACAAGTGCACCAATCGTATGAAATTTTTAAGTTGTAA
- a CDS encoding DUF721 domain-containing protein — MAKRNNEHISISDALKEFVETNKLEKGLNKVNVADAWANLMGNGVNNYTTAVNLERDTLYIQLNSSVLREELSYGKEKIIKMLNEELGKEIIKKLILR, encoded by the coding sequence ATGGCAAAACGCAACAACGAACATATAAGCATATCTGACGCCCTTAAAGAATTTGTTGAAACCAATAAATTAGAGAAAGGCTTAAACAAGGTAAATGTAGCCGATGCTTGGGCTAACCTTATGGGCAATGGTGTTAACAATTACACGACCGCTGTAAATTTAGAACGCGACACTCTTTACATACAACTTAATTCAAGTGTTTTACGTGAGGAATTAAGTTATGGGAAAGAAAAAATAATTAAGATGCTTAATGAAGAATTAGGAAAAGAAATTATTAAAAAATTGATTCTAAGATAA
- a CDS encoding cold-shock protein: MSKGTVKFFNDSKGFGFITEDDNNKEHFVHISGLIDEIREGDAVEFDLQEGRKGLNAVNVKVI; this comes from the coding sequence ATGAGTAAAGGTACCGTAAAATTCTTCAATGATTCTAAAGGTTTTGGATTCATCACTGAAGATGACAACAACAAAGAACATTTCGTACACATTTCAGGACTTATCGATGAAATTCGTGAAGGTGATGCAGTTGAATTCGATCTACAAGAAGGTAGAAAAGGATTAAACGCCGTAAACGTAAAAGTAATCTAA
- a CDS encoding cold shock domain-containing protein encodes MSKGTVKFFNDSKGFGFITEDDNNKEHFVHISGLIDEIREGDAVEFDLEEGKKGLNAVNVKVI; translated from the coding sequence ATGAGTAAAGGTACCGTAAAATTCTTCAATGATTCTAAAGGTTTTGGATTTATCACTGAAGATGACAACAACAAAGAACATTTCGTACACATTTCAGGACTTATCGATGAAATTCGTGAAGGTGATGCCGTAGAATTCGATTTAGAAGAAGGCAAAAAAGGTTTAAACGCCGTAAACGTAAAAGTAATCTAA
- a CDS encoding cold shock domain-containing protein: protein MSKGTVKFFNDSKGFGFIVEDGSKKEHFVHISGLIDEVREGDEVEFELKEGKKGLNAVNVKVI, encoded by the coding sequence ATGAGTAAAGGGACAGTTAAATTTTTCAACGACTCCAAAGGGTTTGGATTTATAGTTGAAGATGGTTCAAAAAAAGAACATTTTGTTCACATTTCAGGTTTAATTGACGAAGTTCGTGAGGGCGACGAAGTTGAATTTGAATTAAAAGAAGGTAAAAAAGGATTAAACGCAGTAAATGTAAAAGTAATTTAA